From one Lotus japonicus ecotype B-129 chromosome 3, LjGifu_v1.2 genomic stretch:
- the LOC130743808 gene encoding pentatricopeptide repeat-containing protein At5g48910-like — protein MSSTCVSSLPLSVATNPKSTTLALEKCTTLSQVRQLHAHIIKTNLTTHASCVAKLIHALSRSCNPYDAVSVYAHALSCFQLKEIVFCVPSVLRACGRSSAFEEGKQIMGFVVKTQLWCDPFVANSVVRMCLEVGVVELARSVFDKMPVRDLISWNSLLTGYLRAGEIDMAREVFEKMPQRDLVSCNAMIDGYGKHGECELAEEVFKVLSVRDVVTWTSMISAFVLNRRPREGLCLFREMLSEGVQPDAPAIVSVLSAIADLGFVEEGKWIHNYVLTNKIRHQSFSFIGSALINMYAKCGQIENAYHVFRSVSQRGNVGDWNSMISGLSLHGLGHEAIEVFLELERAKLVPDDVTFLGLLSACNHEGLMDEGQFYFETMQLKYKIVPKIQHYGCIIDLLGRAGQLDEALGVIRDMPLEPDVLIWKTILSASMKHNNFVMGRKAALRAIDLAPQDSSCYVLLSNIYAKQGRWDDVTKVRSMMRNRGVRKIPGCSSIFVDGKVHEFLVGKAMDLGHNQNVMFKLEEVVSRLKLEGYEPDLNQVFLDFESDEKESQLVLHSEKVALAFGLLSLPQGLPIHIVKNLRICCDCHTFMQLVSKIYKRRIVVRDQNRFHHFDKGCCSCRNHW, from the coding sequence ATGAGTTCAACCTGTGTTTCTTCACTTCCACTTTCAGTTGCTACAAACCCAAAATCAACAACGTTGGCATTGGAAAAATGCACAACACTGTCCCAGGTTCGCCAACTCCACGCTCACATCATCAAAACAAACCTCACCACTCACGCATCATGTGTCGCCAAACTCATCCACGCTTTATCTCGGAGCTGCAACCCCTACGACGCGGTTTCGGTATATGCTCACGCGCTCTCATGCTTCCAGCTGAAGGAGATCGTGTTCTGCGTTCCCTCGGTTCTCAGAGCTTGCGGCAGATCGAGCGCGTTTGAGGAAGGGAAGCAAATCATGGGTTTTGTAGTGAAAACTCAATTGTGGTGTGACCCTTTTGTTGCGAACTCCGTGGTTCGAATGTGCTTGGAGGTTGGTGTCGTTGAGCTTGCGAGATCGGTGTTTGATAAAATGCCTGTGAGGGACTTGATTTCATGGAATTCTTTGCTCACGGGGTACTTGAGGGCGGGTGAGATTGATATGGCGCGGGAGGTGTTTGAGAAAATGCCGCAAAGGGATTTGGTTTCGTGTAATGCGATGATTGATGGGTATGGGAAGCATGGCGAGTGTGAGCTTGCTGAGGAGGTTTTTAAGGTCTTGAGTGTCAGGGATGTTGTTACTTGGACGAGTATGATTTCAGCTTTTGTTCTTAATCGTCGCCCGAGGGAAGGGTTGTGTTTGTTTAGAGAAATGTTGAGTGAAGGGGTTCAGCCTGATGCCCCTGCTATTGTGAGTGTCCTTTCAGCTATTGCTGATCTGGGTTTTGTTGAGGAAGGCAAATGGATACACAATTATGTATTAACTAACAAGATACGTCATCAAAGTTTTAGCTTTATTGGATCGGCACTCATAAAcatgtatgcaaaatgtggGCAGATAGAAAATGCTTATCATGTATTCAGGAGCGTTTCTCAGCGGGGAAATGTCGGCGATTGGAATTCTATGATATCTGGACTTTCTTTGCATGGATTGGGTCATGAAGCTATAGAGGTTTTTCTGGAGTTGGAAAGGGCAAAACTTGTTCCTGATGATGTCACTTTCTTGGGGCTTTTGAGTGCTTGCAACCATGAAGGccttatggatgaaggtcaatTTTACTTTGAAACAATGCAGTTGAAGTACAAGATAGTTCCTAAAATTCAGCACTATGGGTGCATTATTGACCTTCTTGGTAGAGCAGGTCAGTTAGACGAGGCGCTTGGGGTTATCCGTGACATGCCTTTGGAGCCTGATGTTTTAATTTGGAAGACCATTCTCAGTGCCAGCATGAAGCACAATAACTTTGTAATGGGGCGCAAAGCTGCATTGCGAGCTATAGATTTGGCTCCACAAGATTCAAGTTGCTATGTTCTTCTTTCAAATATATATGCCAAACAAGGAAGGTGGGATGATGTGACAAAAGTTAGATCAATGATGAGAAACAGGGGAGTAAGAAAGATTCCTGGCTGTAGCTCCATTTTTGTGGATGGTAAAGTTCATGAGTTCCTGGTGGGGAAGGCCATGGATTTGGGGCACAACCAAAACGTTATGTTTAAGTTAGAGGAGGTTGTATCGAGGTTGAAATTGGAGGGATATGAACCTGATCTGAATCAAGTGTTTCTAGATTTTGAAAGTGATGAGAAAGAGAGCCAACTAGTTCTTCACAGTGAGAAGGTGGCTCTTGCCTTTGGACTATTGAGTTTGCCACAGGGCCTTCCCATTCATATAGTGAAGAACTTAAGAATTTGTTGTGATTGTCACACATTTATGCAGCTGGTTTCCAAAATCTACAAACGTCGAATTGTTGTTAGAGATCAAAACCGGTTTCATCATTTTGATAAAGGTTGCTGTTCCTGCAGAAATCATTGGTAA
- the LOC130748809 gene encoding protein FAR-RED IMPAIRED RESPONSE 1-like: MTESFLFHESQLIEVGLNNAQPEEVPPPAFVPPCISIDVSHLFTTDQIFPTRDDLINWVHGIAIENGYVVLITKSDSGGNGSRKAYVMLGCEKHGKYVPYRDSDLVEGTRTQKTECPFRLKGRPMKNGIDRDWRLKVMEGTHNHEPARSLLGHNFVGRLNSEEKEQVEKMSKSWVPPRKMLLTLKENNPLNLTTISQIYGACKRLRKSLRGSLTEMQHLLKKLDGDKYVHFERHEPGSEVIRDVFWAHPNAIKLFNTFPYVVIMDCTYKTNKYKIPLLEIVGLTSTDKTYSIAFCYIVNEGTDDYVWALECMKSLLADQAMLPKVIVTDRDLALLSAAKQSLPNTSHLLCLWHINKCVLAKCKLYVGTDDFAELVMGKWGEVVDAATVEEFEVQWMQLFNMCKDKYSNFTSYCSTTWLVHKEKFAKAWTNHVMHFGTTTSNRAEGAHASLKKMLRDCKGDLATSWDASHSLTCNRHTEILASFERSIHRIDHIFMFPFYTNIRGFVSNKCLQLIDDEHIRMKSYGGCDCLLRETHGLPCGCELAGHRSTTLLSINSICY, encoded by the exons atgacagaatcatttttatttcatgaatcccaattgattgaagttggattgaacaatgctcaacctgaagaggtgccaccaccagcatttgtacccccgtgtataagtatagatgtctcgcatttatttacaactgatcag attttccctacccgtgatgatcttatcaattgggttcatggaattgcgattgaaaatggatatgttgtgttgatcacaaagtcagatagcggtgggaatggaagcagaaaagcttatgtcatgttggggtgcgagaagcatggtaagtatgttccctacagagactctgaccttgttgaaggaacgagaacacaaaagacagaatgtccttttagactaaaaggacgacctatgaaaaatggcatagatagagattggcggctaaaggtgatggaaggtacacacaaccatgaaccagctaggtcactacttggccacaattttgttggtcgtctaaattccgaagagaaggagcaagtggaaaaaatgtcaaagagttgggttccaccgagaaagatgctgttgactttgaaggaaaacaatcctttaaacttgactaccatatctcagatttatggtgcttgcaagaggttaagaaaatccctccgcgggtcattgacagaaatgcaacacttgttgaagaagttggacggtgacaagtacgtccactttgaaagacatgagcctggatcggaagtcattagggatgtattttgggctcatccaaatgctatcaaactgttcaacacatttccatatgtagtgattatggattgcacatacaagacaaacaaatataaaattccattgcttgagattgttggactgacttccacagataagacatactccatagccttttgctacattgttaatgagggcacagatgactacgtttgggcactggagtgtatgaagtctctattagctgatcaagccatgttgcctaaggtgattgttactgacagggatcttgccttattgagtgctgctaagcaaagccttcccaacaccagccatttattatgcttgtggcacatcaacaagtgtgttttggcaaagtgcaaactctatgttggtacagatgattttgctgaattggttatggggaagtggggagaggtggtggatgctgcaacagttgaagaatttgaagttcaatggatgcaattgtttaatatgtgcaaggacaaatacagcaactttacctcctattgttctactacatggttggtccacaaggaaaaatttgccaaggcatggacaaatcatgtgatgcactttggaacaacaacaagtaacag ggctgagggtgcacatgccagtttgaagaagatgttgcgggattgcaagggtgacctagccacttcttgggatgcgtcgcatagtttgacatgtaatcgacatactgaaatattagcatcgtttgagcgcagtattcacagaattgatcacattttcatgttcccattttacacaaatattagaggatttgtgtcaaacaaatgcctgcagctcatcgacgatgaacatataagaatgaagtcctacggcggatgcgattgcttgttgagagagactcatggactaccttgcggttgtgaacttgcaggtcaccggtcaaccactctcttgtcaattaattctatttgttattga
- the LOC130748810 gene encoding uncharacterized protein LOC130748810, which yields MNHGDMQPEVEALTHYFSSLDTGGQSMVRRKLQAIYCPESSSLCTPEVQIRSKRTLKANERKPPKVKAIGSLTRDPSGFEHVDREIKEAKKASQPPKKKKRVKKSDTSYFMGHFPSFFHPYIHTVQNVEDDGNCGYRVIAALLGLPSGEEGWPCVREALIDELERHRGLYDEMWSRHVVNALHSRLTLPPGHPATEDKWMQLPEMGYLVATRFQVVFISISSQGCWSYLPLRGEGPPPVHRVIAVGHVINHFVQLHLTPGHSMPPIALQWERYVDPISVSWCVPYVTRLHRFTSELEAWFVTFGVPLSHQSYVDITTD from the exons atgaaccatggagatatgcaaccagaagttgaggcattgacacattatttcagttctttggatactggagggcagagtatggtaaggaggaagcttcaagctatctattgtcctgaaagcagttcacTTTGTACTCCTGAGGTTCAGATAAGGTCCAAGCGCACTCTTAAGGCGAACGAAAGAAAACCACCCAAGGTtaaagcaataggatccttgactcgtgatccttcaggTTTTGAGCATGTTGATAGGGAGATCAAAGAGGCAAAGAAGGCTTCgcaaccaccaaagaagaagaagcgtgtgaagaagtctgatacaagctatttcatgggtcattttccatcctttttccacccatatatacacacagttcagaatgttgaggacgatggtaactgtggctatagagtCATTGCTGCATTACTGGGACTACCATCAGGTGAGGAAGGTTGGCCATGTGTTAGGGAAGCGTTGATAGACGAACTTGAACGACACAGAGGAttgtatgatgaaatgtggtccagacatgtggttaatgccttacattctcgactcactcttcctcctggtcatccggctaccgaggataaatggatgcaactgccagagatgggataccttgtagcaaccaggttccaagtGGTTTTCATATCCATCTCTTCTCAGGGTTGTTGGTCATACCTTCCACTAAGAGGAGAAGGTCCACCTCCTGTACATCGTGTTATAGCTGTTGgtcatgtgataaatcactttgtacag ctccatctaactcctggacattctatgccgccaattgctctccagtggGAACGGTATGTTGATCCTATATCAGTAAGCTGGTGCGTCCCATATGTTACACGTTTACACAGGTTCACATCAGAATTGGAAGCTtggtttgttacttttggtgttcctcttagtcaccaaagctatgtagacatcaccACAGACTGA